A DNA window from Borrelia sp. HM contains the following coding sequences:
- a CDS encoding PilZN3 domain-containing protein, whose translation MFLSKKIKDYETKYKGKEINMSTEINSFLNIKNTVEIRVGDYVACGVIYSISMNAIKLISQEDEVLPVLAKNGNSGSLQFKSFDNIGDSPLFVHPLFVKLVNTSAYAVQDKEYNLLTLDLISAMPEDFAIKIGKLLDLKLGQNQRIHERIIINKDSLRKLNLISDKAFIEINGTKHKCLIKDMSYGGALLISCFNFEGMDEGNTDLTLNFDIAGKKVFIVGKARNLSVIQTPNGKVLALGMAFCEDRIPLDYTMLIHDYFN comes from the coding sequence ATGTTTTTATCTAAGAAAATAAAAGATTATGAAACTAAATATAAAGGTAAAGAGATTAATATGAGCACTGAAATTAACAGTTTTCTTAATATTAAAAATACTGTTGAAATTAGAGTTGGTGATTACGTAGCATGTGGTGTAATTTATTCTATTTCTATGAATGCTATCAAACTTATTTCGCAAGAAGATGAAGTTTTACCTGTTTTAGCAAAAAATGGAAATTCAGGTAGTCTCCAATTTAAAAGTTTTGACAATATCGGAGATAGTCCTTTGTTTGTTCATCCTTTATTTGTTAAATTAGTTAATACATCTGCTTATGCTGTGCAGGATAAGGAGTATAATTTATTGACTTTAGATTTGATATCTGCTATGCCAGAAGATTTTGCTATTAAGATTGGTAAACTTCTTGATTTGAAGCTTGGGCAAAATCAAAGAATTCATGAGCGTATTATTATTAATAAAGATTCCCTTAGAAAGCTTAATCTTATATCTGATAAAGCTTTTATTGAAATTAATGGTACTAAGCATAAATGTTTGATTAAAGACATGTCTTATGGAGGTGCACTTTTAATATCTTGTTTTAATTTTGAAGGAATGGATGAAGGTAATACTGATTTGACTTTGAATTTTGATATTGCAGGTAAAAAAGTTTTCATTGTGGGTAAAGCCAGAAATTTAAGTGTTATTCAGACGCCTAATGGTAAAGTTTTGGCTTTAGGAATGGCGTTTTGTGAGGATAGAATTCCGCTTGATTACACTATGTTAATTCATGATTATTTTAACTAG
- a CDS encoding tetratricopeptide repeat protein: MLKNIIYISLPVNFKTQIKDFVFDPKILLPVEVDNIRNFSQDELNFESVMSAILKIAAYDKDNVNFIYYKNLLLALKPNIVNDLINVGLVKIEEGDYKLALEIFLSLKGIDEKNDILLLNLALLYEKLAENFLKFEQDRDAFSSNQSALEIYECLLDFKNPNENVFANAGFFFIKQYKLGKAQELLNHYLKISTNFKLKSKVSEVLNSIEEYKSLNINLEQIYDLIILSKEDEAIFKLIKLLEYHTNSWNAWFLLGWSYRRKGAYSNAKDAFLKVLSLDAENIDAMNELSICLMELFEFNDSLKYLFKALRLEPDNLKIISNLGILHLKMERREEAKKYFEIVLEYDLSNPIALKYLDLLGR; encoded by the coding sequence ATGTTGAAGAATATTATTTATATTTCGCTTCCAGTAAATTTTAAAACTCAAATTAAGGACTTTGTATTTGATCCTAAGATACTTTTACCTGTTGAGGTTGATAATATCCGAAATTTTTCTCAAGATGAACTTAATTTTGAATCCGTTATGTCTGCTATCCTTAAGATTGCAGCTTATGATAAAGATAATGTTAATTTTATTTATTATAAAAATCTTCTTTTAGCTTTAAAGCCTAATATTGTTAATGATCTTATTAATGTTGGGCTTGTCAAGATTGAAGAAGGAGATTATAAGTTAGCTCTTGAAATTTTTTTGTCATTAAAAGGCATTGATGAAAAAAATGATATTCTTCTTTTGAATTTGGCATTATTGTATGAAAAACTTGCTGAGAATTTTTTAAAATTTGAGCAAGATAGGGATGCTTTTAGTAGCAATCAAAGTGCTTTAGAGATTTATGAGTGTCTTTTAGACTTTAAAAATCCAAATGAAAATGTTTTCGCAAATGCAGGATTTTTCTTTATTAAACAGTATAAATTGGGTAAAGCCCAAGAATTGCTTAATCATTATTTAAAAATTTCTACTAATTTTAAATTGAAGAGTAAAGTAAGCGAAGTGTTAAATTCTATAGAGGAGTATAAGAGTTTAAATATAAATCTTGAGCAAATATATGATTTAATAATTCTCTCAAAGGAAGATGAAGCTATTTTTAAGCTTATTAAACTTTTAGAATATCATACAAATTCTTGGAATGCTTGGTTTTTGCTTGGATGGAGCTATAGGAGAAAGGGAGCTTACTCTAATGCCAAGGATGCTTTTCTTAAAGTATTATCTCTTGATGCTGAGAATATTGATGCCATGAATGAACTTTCAATATGTTTAATGGAGCTTTTTGAATTTAATGATAGTCTTAAGTATTTGTTTAAAGCTTTAAGGCTTGAGCCTGATAATCTTAAAATTATTTCAAATCTTGGAATTCTTCATTTAAAGATGGAGCGTAGGGAAGAAGCTAAAAAATATTTTGAGATAGTTCTTGAGTATGATTTAAGTAATCCTATTGCTCTTAAATACTTGGATCTTTTAGGTAGATAA
- a CDS encoding L-threonylcarbamoyladenylate synthase, translating into METKIIKYSELEKAVELIKAGELVVFPTETVYGIGADAYNDDAIRMIFLAKKRPITNPLIIHVESIEKVSELVENIPKSAMILMQKFTPGPLTFILKNASKMSKFISGGLDSIAIRIPSEPIALKLIQMSGVPIAAPSANLSKRPSATNFTMAIKELNGLVKGIIQKDEDESPIGIESTVIGFNSKEDILILRPGSITKEMIEKELKGEFRVEYSTEEKTLSKSPGNLLEHYRPRIPIYLFNSGDNIRRYATQRDTKILIMKDTFKSYWFNDLWDMNNICVFNTLEEYARNIYKIFVESEKTYKQILAEFVDNSQFGYSINNRLKKASLNKFIL; encoded by the coding sequence ATGGAAACAAAAATTATAAAATATTCAGAATTAGAAAAAGCAGTAGAGCTTATAAAAGCAGGAGAATTAGTAGTATTTCCTACAGAAACAGTATACGGAATTGGGGCTGACGCATATAATGATGACGCAATACGAATGATATTCTTAGCAAAGAAACGTCCCATTACAAATCCTTTAATAATACATGTTGAATCAATAGAAAAGGTAAGTGAACTTGTAGAAAATATACCCAAAAGTGCAATGATTTTAATGCAAAAATTTACACCAGGACCTTTGACATTTATACTAAAGAATGCAAGTAAAATGTCTAAATTTATAAGCGGAGGACTTGATAGCATAGCAATAAGAATACCATCAGAACCTATAGCCCTAAAACTAATTCAAATGAGCGGAGTTCCAATAGCAGCACCATCAGCAAACTTATCAAAACGCCCCAGTGCTACCAATTTTACAATGGCAATTAAGGAACTCAATGGTCTAGTTAAAGGCATTATACAAAAAGATGAGGATGAGTCACCAATTGGCATAGAATCAACTGTTATAGGATTCAATTCGAAGGAAGATATACTAATACTAAGACCAGGTTCTATTACAAAAGAAATGATAGAGAAAGAACTCAAGGGAGAATTTCGAGTAGAATATTCAACAGAAGAAAAAACACTATCTAAGTCGCCGGGTAACTTATTAGAGCACTACAGACCACGTATACCCATTTATTTATTTAATTCTGGAGATAACATAAGACGGTATGCAACACAAAGAGACACAAAAATACTCATAATGAAAGATACTTTTAAATCATATTGGTTTAATGATCTTTGGGATATGAATAACATCTGCGTATTTAATACACTAGAAGAATATGCAAGAAATATTTATAAAATATTTGTGGAATCTGAAAAAACATATAAACAAATACTTGCTGAATTTGTAGATAATAGTCAATTTGGATATTCAATTAATAATAGACTTAAGAAAGCTAGCCTAAATAAATTTATTTTATGA